From a region of the Maridesulfovibrio ferrireducens genome:
- the hisA gene encoding 1-(5-phosphoribosyl)-5-[(5-phosphoribosylamino)methylideneamino]imidazole-4-carboxamide isomerase, with protein sequence MIIFPAVDIKDGQCVRLAQGQADAVTVFGKDPVAQAVYWENQGARYLHVIDLDGAFSGVPKNFDLIKQICSQLSIPVQLGGGIRDIETAAKYIEAGVKRLIIGTMALENEKMFAELCARFPGQIGVSLDAVDGKLKSRGWVEDAGISIYDIIPRMEADGAAFIIYTDISRDGMETGVNTSGLAELCSKTKLPVIAAGGVATLEDIENLYPLVANGLEGAISGKAIYTGSLNLTEAIEWLDNN encoded by the coding sequence ATGATTATTTTTCCCGCTGTTGATATTAAAGACGGACAGTGCGTACGTCTTGCACAGGGACAGGCTGATGCTGTAACTGTATTTGGTAAAGACCCTGTAGCTCAGGCAGTTTACTGGGAGAATCAGGGCGCTCGCTATCTTCATGTTATTGATCTTGATGGTGCATTCAGCGGTGTTCCAAAGAATTTTGATCTTATTAAACAGATTTGCTCTCAGTTAAGTATTCCTGTTCAGCTTGGCGGCGGAATCAGAGATATTGAAACTGCTGCTAAATATATTGAAGCCGGAGTTAAACGATTAATTATCGGAACAATGGCTCTTGAAAATGAAAAAATGTTTGCAGAACTTTGCGCTCGTTTTCCCGGACAGATCGGAGTTTCTCTTGACGCTGTAGACGGTAAGCTCAAGTCACGCGGCTGGGTCGAGGATGCAGGAATATCCATTTATGATATTATTCCTCGTATGGAAGCTGACGGTGCTGCGTTTATTATTTACACAGATATCAGCAGAGACGGTATGGAAACCGGTGTTAACACCAGCGGCCTTGCTGAGCTTTGTTCCAAGACTAAACTTCCTGTAATTGCAGCCGGCGGTGTTGCAACACTCGAAGATATTGAGAATTTATATCCGCTTGTTGCTAATGGGCTTGAAGGCGCGATTTCAGGTAAAGCCATCTATACTGGCTCTCTGAATTTGACTGAAGCTATCGAGTGGCTGGATAATAATTAA
- the tatC gene encoding twin-arginine translocase subunit TatC, producing the protein MSGTDKDSREVGQEEQEDSEKLDSSGDKSESESEGSTSAENTGDEDDSTESVDSETGDLSDDEDAQDEGDEEPAMTFLQHMDELRRRFIRIFIACGVGFFACYAFAKPLFSLLMAPLVATLPENSTLIFTSLPEGFVTYLKVSFVAGFFLVSPYIFSQVWGFIAPGLYKHERKWMIPLAFLSAFFFVGGALFGYYIVFPFGCEFFMGFADEFIRPMPTLREYLSFSLKLLFAFGVIFEMPLFIFFLARLGVVTHTWLRAKRKYAILVCFICSAVLTPPDVITQTLMAGPLVILYEIGIWISYFFGKRGGRIEEKAKAKAAAEAENNDDDPDDSGPDGGGAASEESDDSDSDLSEKSAEESADTKEKDKKDSKKNNSDYDEDMIEM; encoded by the coding sequence ATGAGCGGGACTGACAAAGACTCTCGTGAAGTAGGACAGGAAGAGCAGGAAGATTCGGAAAAACTCGATTCTTCCGGCGATAAGTCCGAATCAGAAAGCGAAGGCTCAACTTCCGCTGAAAATACTGGTGATGAAGATGATTCAACTGAGAGTGTAGATTCTGAGACAGGTGATCTGTCTGATGATGAAGATGCTCAGGATGAAGGCGATGAAGAACCGGCTATGACTTTTCTCCAGCATATGGACGAATTGCGTAGACGGTTTATTCGTATTTTTATTGCTTGCGGGGTCGGTTTTTTTGCTTGTTATGCCTTTGCGAAGCCTCTTTTTTCATTGCTCATGGCTCCGCTTGTAGCGACTTTACCTGAAAATTCTACTCTTATCTTTACATCTTTGCCTGAAGGCTTTGTCACTTATCTTAAAGTCTCCTTTGTGGCTGGTTTTTTTCTTGTTTCTCCGTATATTTTTTCTCAGGTCTGGGGATTTATTGCTCCCGGACTTTATAAGCATGAACGTAAGTGGATGATTCCACTGGCGTTTCTCTCTGCCTTTTTCTTTGTCGGAGGAGCCTTATTCGGCTACTACATAGTATTCCCCTTCGGTTGTGAATTTTTTATGGGTTTTGCGGATGAATTTATCCGGCCCATGCCTACGCTTCGTGAGTATTTATCATTCTCTTTGAAGCTCTTATTTGCCTTCGGTGTAATTTTTGAAATGCCGCTGTTTATCTTCTTTTTGGCACGCCTCGGAGTTGTGACTCACACTTGGCTGCGTGCAAAACGTAAATATGCAATTCTGGTCTGTTTTATCTGTTCTGCTGTTTTGACTCCTCCGGATGTCATTACTCAGACTTTGATGGCTGGGCCGCTAGTTATTTTGTATGAAATTGGTATTTGGATTTCATATTTCTTCGGTAAAAGAGGCGGACGCATAGAAGAGAAGGCTAAAGCAAAAGCCGCTGCAGAAGCTGAAAATAATGATGATGATCCTGATGATTCCGGCCCGGATGGTGGCGGAGCAGCAAGCGAAGAATCAGATGACTCTGATTCTGATTTGTCTGAAAAGAGTGCAGAAGAATCTGCTGATACTAAAGAAAAAGATAAGAAAGACAGTAAAAAAAATAATTCTGATTACGACGAAGATATGATTGAAATGTAA
- the hisB gene encoding imidazoleglycerol-phosphate dehydratase HisB, whose amino-acid sequence MSNRSASIARTTKETDIALSVNIDGEGRTDISTGVGFADHMLTLMTFWAGFDLELKCKGDLEIDTHHTLEDIALVLGQALSEAMGDKKGINRIGFAKVPMDEALVEVVIDLSGRAYLVYNDDILPAIIAGDERDVWREFFKSLAFKAGMNLHIKFEYGRNGHHLLEGAFKALGLAFKQALSVERKGLPSTKGSLD is encoded by the coding sequence TTGTCTAATAGATCTGCATCGATTGCCCGAACTACGAAAGAAACGGATATTGCCCTTTCTGTGAATATTGACGGTGAAGGCCGTACTGATATTTCTACCGGAGTGGGATTTGCCGATCATATGCTTACCCTCATGACTTTTTGGGCGGGTTTCGATCTTGAATTGAAGTGTAAGGGTGATCTTGAGATTGACACCCACCATACCCTTGAAGATATCGCGCTTGTTTTAGGGCAGGCATTATCTGAAGCCATGGGTGATAAAAAGGGCATAAATCGGATCGGATTTGCTAAGGTTCCAATGGATGAGGCTTTGGTGGAAGTTGTTATTGACCTTTCCGGTAGGGCCTATCTGGTATATAATGATGACATTCTTCCGGCTATTATTGCCGGAGATGAACGTGATGTATGGCGGGAATTTTTCAAATCATTGGCATTTAAAGCCGGAATGAATTTGCATATTAAGTTTGAATATGGACGCAATGGGCATCATCTTTTAGAAGGTGCTTTCAAGGCTCTTGGGTTGGCATTCAAACAAGCTCTGTCTGTAGAACGGAAAGGGTTACCAAGCACAAAAGGGAGTCTTGATTAA
- a CDS encoding heavy-metal-associated domain-containing protein translates to MKTVEIKGMSCPHCVASVTKALSSVEGLKNISVSLEKAEASYEEVTPVDEAKIKEVISKIGFEPGAVK, encoded by the coding sequence ATGAAAACTGTTGAAATCAAAGGAATGAGTTGTCCGCATTGTGTTGCTTCGGTCACTAAGGCTTTAAGCTCTGTAGAAGGTCTTAAAAATATCAGTGTCAGTCTTGAAAAAGCAGAAGCTTCATATGAAGAAGTCACACCTGTTGATGAAGCTAAAATCAAGGAAGTAATTTCCAAGATCGGCTTTGAACCCGGCGCAGTTAAATAG
- the tatB gene encoding Sec-independent protein translocase protein TatB, translating to MFGIGTTELIVILVVALIIIGPQKLPELIKNLGRGLSEVKKMSNDVKNTLDAEVSAADNERQAKDDRAKEEARRKAEVEAMDKARQAEADKVEAEKAEDKSAPVAEAAAGSDSEGGKA from the coding sequence ATGTTCGGAATCGGTACAACGGAACTTATTGTCATTTTGGTTGTAGCTCTGATTATAATCGGACCTCAAAAACTTCCCGAACTCATTAAAAATCTTGGCAGAGGTCTTTCTGAAGTTAAGAAAATGTCTAATGACGTTAAAAATACTTTAGACGCAGAGGTTTCTGCTGCGGATAATGAAAGACAAGCTAAAGACGACCGCGCGAAAGAAGAAGCCCGTAGAAAGGCTGAAGTTGAAGCTATGGATAAGGCCCGTCAGGCTGAAGCTGATAAGGTTGAAGCCGAGAAAGCTGAAGACAAATCTGCTCCTGTGGCAGAAGCTGCTGCCGGTTCTGATTCTGAAGGTGGAAAGGCATGA
- the gatA gene encoding Asp-tRNA(Asn)/Glu-tRNA(Gln) amidotransferase subunit GatA has product MSSLIEKSLTEIHSLLIAGEVTAVDAVKACLQQIEKTEPQIKALLAKNGEEALKQAEEMDKQGPDSSKPLWGVPVVIKDVLATKNITTTCGSKILENFVPFYDATSVTKLKEAGAIIIAKANMDEFAMGSTTENSAYQTTLNPCDLSRVPGGSSGGSGATVTAGQCFAALGTDTGGSIRLPASFCGCVGVKPTYGRVSRYGMIAYGSSLDQIGPMTRTVEDSARVLSVIAGHDKRDSTSVNCEVPDYIGALAERTDLSGLTIGLPEEYWGEGLSEEVSETCRNAIKKAEELGAKTVPVKLNMTEYAIATYYIIAMAEASSNLSRFDGVRYGHRTKDADELIDLYTKSRTEAFGDEVQRRIIIGTYVLSAGYYDAYYCKAAQIRRLMRNDFEKAFESCDLIAGPACPTTAFPVGELTADPLQMYLMDIFTISLNLVGMPGMSIPVGIGKDTNMPVGLQLMAPAFGETTMLQAANVLEKNLPDFSKPQMI; this is encoded by the coding sequence ATGTCCTCACTCATAGAAAAATCACTCACAGAAATACACTCCCTACTCATTGCAGGTGAAGTCACCGCTGTTGATGCCGTTAAAGCATGTTTACAGCAAATTGAGAAAACCGAACCTCAAATAAAAGCCCTGCTGGCTAAAAATGGGGAAGAGGCTCTGAAACAGGCAGAAGAAATGGATAAGCAGGGGCCGGATTCATCTAAACCGCTATGGGGAGTGCCCGTAGTAATTAAAGATGTTCTTGCCACCAAAAATATTACAACTACCTGCGGATCTAAAATTCTTGAAAATTTTGTTCCTTTTTACGACGCAACATCGGTCACCAAGCTGAAAGAAGCTGGCGCCATCATTATAGCTAAAGCCAACATGGACGAATTTGCCATGGGCTCCACTACTGAGAACTCTGCCTACCAGACAACTCTCAACCCCTGTGACCTCAGCAGAGTCCCCGGCGGATCAAGTGGTGGTTCTGGTGCAACAGTTACCGCAGGACAGTGTTTTGCGGCTCTGGGTACCGACACAGGCGGTTCTATCAGACTCCCGGCATCCTTTTGCGGTTGTGTAGGTGTAAAGCCCACATACGGAAGAGTTTCCCGTTATGGTATGATCGCTTACGGCTCTTCACTTGACCAGATCGGCCCCATGACACGCACAGTTGAAGATTCCGCAAGAGTTCTAAGTGTCATCGCAGGTCACGATAAAAGAGACTCTACATCAGTAAACTGTGAAGTGCCTGATTATATCGGAGCACTTGCTGAACGTACTGACCTTTCAGGACTGACCATAGGTCTTCCCGAAGAATACTGGGGTGAAGGACTTTCAGAAGAAGTATCCGAAACCTGTCGAAATGCCATAAAAAAAGCAGAAGAACTCGGAGCAAAGACCGTACCTGTCAAACTCAACATGACAGAATACGCCATCGCCACATACTATATTATTGCAATGGCAGAAGCCAGTTCCAACCTCTCGCGCTTTGACGGCGTTCGCTACGGGCATAGAACCAAAGATGCCGATGAACTTATCGATCTTTACACAAAATCCCGCACAGAAGCATTCGGAGACGAAGTACAGCGTCGTATAATCATTGGAACCTACGTTCTGTCCGCAGGTTACTATGACGCCTACTACTGCAAAGCCGCTCAGATACGCAGACTCATGCGTAACGATTTTGAAAAGGCATTTGAATCTTGTGATCTAATCGCCGGACCAGCCTGCCCGACCACAGCTTTTCCTGTCGGTGAGCTTACCGCTGATCCTTTGCAAATGTATCTTATGGATATATTCACCATCTCGCTGAATCTGGTCGGAATGCCCGGCATGAGTATTCCTGTCGGAATTGGTAAAGATACCAATATGCCTGTAGGACTCCAGCTCATGGCTCCCGCTTTTGGTGAAACGACTATGCTTCAAGCTGCCAATGTACTTGAAAAGAATCTACCTGATTTTTCAAAACCGCAGATGATTTAA
- a CDS encoding NifB/NifX family molybdenum-iron cluster-binding protein, which translates to MLIAISTNGSDLDSPLEPRFGRATGFIVYDTDSENHSFVDNSANSTLPQGAGIQTAELLAGKGVNVVISGTVGPKATQALNRGGIQTMAVSGGTVRDVLEKYKIDQSGGVSPESVSTDKQPVGSQQQKTGCRRMGGTGMGRGQGGGGRGGGQGGQGRR; encoded by the coding sequence ATGCTTATCGCTATCAGTACAAACGGTTCTGATCTTGACAGTCCGCTTGAACCTCGTTTTGGAAGAGCTACGGGATTTATTGTTTACGATACAGATTCGGAAAATCATAGTTTTGTGGACAACAGTGCAAATAGTACCTTGCCTCAAGGGGCGGGTATTCAGACTGCTGAATTGTTAGCCGGAAAAGGTGTGAATGTGGTTATTTCCGGCACTGTTGGACCCAAGGCGACTCAGGCATTGAATCGTGGAGGAATTCAAACTATGGCAGTGTCCGGAGGCACTGTTCGTGATGTTTTGGAAAAATATAAAATTGATCAGTCTGGTGGTGTTTCACCGGAGTCGGTCAGTACGGATAAACAACCTGTCGGTTCTCAGCAACAGAAAACCGGATGCCGGCGAATGGGCGGAACAGGCATGGGGCGCGGCCAAGGCGGCGGTGGCAGGGGAGGCGGTCAAGGCGGTCAAGGCCGCAGGTAA
- the guaA gene encoding glutamine-hydrolyzing GMP synthase yields MKHENKVIILDFGSQFTQLIARRIREVGVYSEIHPCNVDPEKIKALNPGALILSGGPSSVLDVDSPQLDPAYLEMNVPILGICYGMQLLTHSMGGKVVSSEDREYGRADFCGTGGCELWQGIESLDKLTVWMSHGDRVESIPEGFKICGSTESIPFAAMADEERKIYALQFHPEVAHTESGNTIISNFVFKIAGLKADWSMASFVENSIKEMREKIGDAQVVLGLSGGIDSTVVAVLLHKAIGKRLHCIFVDNGLLRMHEREEVIGFLEEHFELNVKCVDSARLFLDKLVGVEDPEKKRKLIGYTFIDVFNEEAQALKNVKFLAQGTLYPDVIESESFKGPSAVIKSHHNVGGLPEDMDLDLVEPLRELFKDEVRKVASELGLPEHIIWRQPFPGPGLAIRILGEITDERLEILRQADRIVQHELHATGWYRKIWQGFAVLLPLKTVGVMGDDRTYEHVIALRLVDSLDAMTADWSRLPNDILARMSNRIINEVKGVNRVVLDISSKPPATIEWE; encoded by the coding sequence ATGAAGCACGAAAATAAAGTAATTATTCTGGACTTCGGGTCCCAGTTTACGCAGCTCATCGCTCGCAGAATACGCGAGGTGGGTGTATATTCCGAAATTCATCCTTGTAATGTTGATCCCGAAAAGATTAAAGCTCTGAATCCCGGAGCATTGATTCTTTCCGGTGGTCCTTCATCCGTACTTGATGTGGATTCTCCTCAGCTTGATCCGGCTTACCTTGAAATGAACGTACCTATTCTCGGTATCTGTTACGGTATGCAGCTTTTGACCCATAGCATGGGCGGAAAAGTTGTATCCTCTGAAGATAGAGAATATGGTCGCGCTGATTTTTGTGGAACCGGCGGATGTGAGTTATGGCAGGGTATTGAAAGTCTTGATAAACTGACTGTCTGGATGAGCCACGGTGACCGTGTTGAATCCATTCCTGAAGGTTTCAAAATATGCGGATCTACTGAAAGCATTCCTTTTGCAGCTATGGCTGATGAGGAACGCAAGATTTATGCATTACAGTTCCATCCTGAAGTTGCTCATACTGAAAGTGGAAATACTATTATTTCCAACTTTGTATTTAAAATTGCTGGACTTAAGGCCGACTGGTCTATGGCTTCTTTTGTTGAAAACAGCATTAAAGAAATGCGTGAAAAGATTGGAGACGCTCAGGTTGTTCTCGGTCTTTCAGGCGGCATAGATTCAACAGTTGTTGCAGTTCTGCTTCATAAAGCAATCGGTAAAAGGTTGCATTGTATCTTCGTCGACAACGGTTTACTTCGTATGCACGAGCGTGAAGAAGTTATCGGTTTTCTGGAAGAGCATTTCGAGTTGAACGTTAAATGCGTTGATTCTGCAAGATTGTTCCTTGATAAGCTTGTAGGTGTTGAAGATCCTGAAAAGAAACGCAAACTTATCGGTTATACTTTTATTGATGTTTTCAATGAAGAAGCGCAGGCTCTTAAAAATGTAAAATTCCTTGCTCAGGGAACTTTGTATCCTGATGTTATTGAATCTGAATCATTTAAAGGCCCTTCAGCTGTAATCAAGTCTCATCACAATGTTGGCGGACTTCCTGAAGATATGGATCTTGATCTTGTTGAGCCGCTTCGTGAGCTTTTCAAAGATGAAGTTCGTAAGGTTGCTTCTGAGCTTGGACTTCCAGAACACATCATCTGGCGTCAGCCTTTCCCCGGACCGGGGCTTGCAATCCGTATCCTCGGTGAAATCACTGATGAAAGGCTTGAAATTCTGCGTCAGGCAGACCGGATTGTTCAGCATGAGCTTCATGCTACCGGCTGGTATCGTAAGATCTGGCAGGGATTTGCTGTTCTGCTTCCGCTCAAGACCGTTGGTGTTATGGGCGATGACCGTACTTATGAGCACGTCATTGCTCTAAGACTTGTCGATAGTCTTGATGCGATGACCGCAGACTGGAGCCGTCTCCCTAATGATATTCTTGCCCGTATGTCCAACCGGATTATTAACGAGGTTAAGGGTGTTAACAGAGTTGTTCTTGATATCTCTTCCAAGCCACCGGCCACAATTGAGTGGGAGTAA